One Malus sylvestris chromosome 14, drMalSylv7.2, whole genome shotgun sequence DNA segment encodes these proteins:
- the LOC126600156 gene encoding splicing factor U2af small subunit B-like, with amino-acid sequence MAEHLASIFGTEKDRVNCPFYFKIGACRHGDRCSRLHTKPSISPTLLLSNMYQRPDMLTNPGVDPQGQALDPRKIQDNFEDFYEDLFEELSKYGQIESLNICDNLADHMVGNVYVQFREEEHAQAALQNLTGRFYAGRPIIVDFSPVTDFREATCRQYEENVCNRGGYCNFMHLKKISRELRRRLFGRNKRRHSRSRSRSRSPQRHHRGGYQERPHGGRGFGRRGEDDRDHRFNDKSRRPRSRSPGRRGRSRSPVGAGGRRRSPPARESSAERRAKIEQWNKEREQVDSGNKYDDNNNSNNQDDQWNGSAENNDQYYDDPHQQQQ; translated from the exons ATGGCGGAGCACTTGGCATCCATCTTCGGCACAGAGAAGGACCGCGTCAACTGCCCCTTCTACTTCAAGATCGGAGCTTGCCGGCACGGAGACCGCTGCTCCCGCCTCCACACCAAGCCCAGCATCAGCCCCACCCTCCTCCTCTCCAACATGTACCAGCGCCCCGATATGCTCACCAACCCCGGCGTCGACCCCCAGGGCCAAGCCCTCGACCCCCGCAAGATCCAGGACAACTTCGAG GATTTTTATGAGGATCTGTTCGAGGAGCTGAGCAAGTACGGACAGATCGAGAGCTTGAATATCTGTGACAATTTGGCTGACCACATG GTTGGTAATGTGTACGTTCAGTTCAGGGAGGAAGAACATGCTCAAGCTGCGCTTCAGAATCTCACTGGCAGGTTCTATGCAG GGCGTCCCATCATTGTCGACTTTTCCCCCGTGACGGATTTTCGTGAAGCTACCTGTAGGCAGTACGAAGAAAATGTATGCAATCGAGGTGGCTACTGCAACTTCATGCACTTGAAGAAAATTAGCAG GGAGTTGAGGAGGCGGTTATTTGGGAGAAACAAGCGAAGGCATAGTCGCAGTCGAAGCAGAAGCCGCAGTCCTCAAAGGCATCATCGTGGTGGTTATCAGGAGCGCCCACATGGAGGTCGTGGTTTTGGTAGAAGAGGAGAAGATGACAGAGATCATCGTTTCAATGATAAGAGCAGGAGGCCTAGAAGCCGCAGTCCTGGGCGTAGAGGAAGAAGTAGAAGCCCTGTGGGTGCTGGGGGAAGGAGGAGGAGTCCTCCAGCCAGGGAAAGTAGTGCCGAAAGAAGGGCTAAGATCGAACAATGGAACAAGGAGCGGGAACAGGTGGACTCTGGAAATAAGTATGATGACAATAATAACAGCAACAATCAGGATGATCAATGGAATGGTTCTGCAGAGAACAATGATCAGTACTACGACGACCCTCATCAGCAGCAGCAGTAG
- the LOC126600155 gene encoding enolase-like, giving the protein MATIQSVKARQIFDSRGNPTVEVDIILSDGTLARAAVPSGASTGVYEALELRDGGKDYLGKGVSKAVNNVNTIIGPALIGKDPSEQTAIDNFMVQQLDGTVNEWGWCKQKLGANAILAVSLAVAKAGASVKKVPLYKHIANLAGNKNLVLPVPAFNVINGGSHAGNKLAMQEFMILPIGASSFKEAMKMGVEVYHNLKSVIKKKYGQDATNVGDEGGFAPNIQENREGLELLKTAIEKAGYTGKVVIGMDVAASEFYGSDKTYDLNFKEEKNDGSQKISGNALKDLYKSFASEYPIVSIEDPFDQDDWEHYAKMTAEVGEKIQIVGDDLLVTNPKRVEKAIKEKSCNALLLKVNQIGSVTESIEAVRMSKKAGWGVMTSHRSGETEDTFIADLAVGLATGQIKTGAPCRSERLAKYNQLLRIEEELGAEAVYAGAKFRVPVEPY; this is encoded by the exons GTCGATATCATACTGTCAGATGGCACTTTGGCTAGAGCCGCTGTTCCAAGTGGTGCATCCACTG GAGTTTACGAGGCCCTTGAGTTGCGCGATGGAGGCAAAGACTACCTCGGAAAGGGTGTTTCGAAG GCTGTCAACAATGTCAACACAATCATTGGCCCCGCTTTGATCGGCAAG GACCCGAGCGAACAGACGGCTATTGACAACTTCATGGTTCAACAGCTCGATGGAACCGTCAACGAGTGGGGTTGGTGCAAGCAAAAG CTTGGTGCAAATGCCATTTTGGCCGTGTCTCTTGCAGTCGCCAAGGCTGGTGCTAGCGTCAAGAAAGTTCCTCTCTACAAG CATATCGCCAATCTTGCTGGCAACAAGAACCTAGTGTTGCCCGTTCCTGCTTTCAATGTCATCAACGGTGGATCACATGCAGGAAACAAGCTTGCAATGCAGGAGTTCATGATTCTTCCTATTGGAGCTTCCTCATTCAAGGAAGCCATGAAGATGGGTGTGGAAGTATATCACAACCTTAAG TCTGTGATTAAAAAGAAGTACGGTCAGGATGCAACCAATGTTGGTGACGAAGGTGGATTTGCTCCTAACATCCAG GAGAACAGGGAAGGTCTTGAATTACTCAAGACAGCCATCGAGAAGGCTGGATACACCGGCAAA GTTGTCATTGGAATGGATGTTGCTGCATCTGAGTTTTATGGATCAGATAAAACCTATGACCTGAACTTCAAGGAAGAG AAAAATGATGGTTCCCAAAAGATCTCAGGAAATGCTCTCAAGGACCTCTACAAGTCATTTGCAAGTGAGTACCCAATTGTTTCAATTGAAGATCCATTTGACCAAGATGACTGGGAGCACTATGCCAAGATGACAGCTGAAGTTGGAGAAAAAATACAAATTGTGGGAGATGATCTGTTGGTGACCAACCCCAAG AGAGTCGAGAAGGCAATCAAGGAAAAATCTTGCAATGCTCTTCTTCTCAAG GTGAATCAAATTGGATCAGTAACCGAGAGTATTGAGGCTGTAAGAATGTCCAAGAAAGCTGGATGGGGTGTGATGACCAGCCACCGCAGTGGAGAAACTGAGGACACCTTCATTGCTGATCTCGCTGTTGGTTTGGCTACG GGACAAATCAAGACAGGAGCTCCCTGCAGGTCGGAGCGTCTTGCCAAGTACAACCAG CTGTTGCGAATTGAGGAGGAGCTCGGTGCTGAGGCAGTGTATGCCGGAGCTAAGTTCCGCGTGCCCGTTGAGCCCTATTAG